CATCGTCCAGCGCCACCTGCAACGGCGGAAAATTCGCCGCCGGCTCCGTGCCCTTCATCAGGCATGAATAGCGCTCCGCCACCCGGTTGGTGACCAGCACCATGCCGAAGCCGTCGATGGCCAGATGATGGATGCGCTCGTAGAAGAAATGCCGCTCATCCGACAGCCGATAGAGCCGGAAGGCCGCGATCCGGTCGCGGGCGAGGTCCACCGGCGTGTTGGTGTCGGCTTCAATCGCGGCGAGCGCCTCCGCCGCCGGATCGTCCGCGCCCGAAACGTCGATGACTTCGAGCAATGGCCGCCGCGACGGATCCACCACCTGCACCGGCCCGTCGGGACGGTCCTCGAAACGCAAGGACAGCGCCTCCGCCTCATCAACAGTCGCGTCCACCGCCTTGCGGAAGGCGTCGACGTCGAGCGGCCCGGAAATATCGAGATACTGCCCCGTATTGAGGATCGGATTGGTCGGGTCGATGCGCTGCGTGTACCACAGGCCCGTCTGCGCCTCGGTCAGCGGCGCGCCTGTCCCTGAAATGGCGGCAGGCGGCTTCGCATCCATCTCTATGCCCCGCTGCCCGTACCCGTTTGCCCGGCCTGCCCCGCCCGCTTCGCCTCGACCGCCTCCCACCAGCCGGCCAGCGTGAAGCGGTCGGCCAGTTCGGCGAATTCGAGGTCGAGCCCGTCTTCCTGCCATTTCAGGATGAGGTTGAGCAGACGCATGGAATCGATGCCGAGGTCCATCAGATTGTCCTCGAGCCCGATCTCCTCCGGGTCCTCGTGGATCATGCCTGCGATGTCGGCGCGCATGCGCTCCAGCGTGATGGCCATATGAGCCTCCGTCAGACCAAAGCGGCGATGAGCTTGTCGGTGCCGGCAACGACGCCGCAGCGCCCCGCCACCCAGTCCAGCGCCAGATCGTGCTTTTCGCGTGAGAAATCGGCCAGCGCATCGGCTGCAAAGAACGCCTCGATGTCGCGCTGGAAGGCTTCCGCCGCCGTCATCATGCAGCCGATATGGGCATAGATGCCGGTGACGATGAGCTGGTCGCGTCCGCGCACCCGCATCAGCGTCTCCAGATTGGAGCGCTGGAAGGCGCTGTAGCGTTGCTTGACCAGCACGAAATCGCCCTTTTCAGGCGCAAGCGGCGCGATGATCGCCTGATCCGTCTCGGCCGAGCCCATGCCCGGCCCCCAGATGTCGGCCTGCAAGCCGCGGTCGCGCCGGTCCTGATCGCCGTTCTGGGCGGTGTAGAAAACCGGAATGCCCTTCTGCCGGCAATGCGCCGCGAGCCGCGCGATATTCGCGGTCGCGGGCGCAAGCGGTGAAGCATCCGCCACGAAGGGCCGCACGAAATAGTTCTGCATGTCGTGGATCAGCAGCGCCGCGCGGCCGGTCTCGACCTGCCAAGGCCCGCGCGAAGCTGGAAGCTCCGCCGCCAACGGCAAATCATATGGCTGTATGGT
This genomic stretch from Aquamicrobium lusatiense harbors:
- a CDS encoding isochorismatase family protein; this translates as MGLPTIQPYDLPLAAELPASRGPWQVETGRAALLIHDMQNYFVRPFVADASPLAPATANIARLAAHCRQKGIPVFYTAQNGDQDRRDRGLQADIWGPGMGSAETDQAIIAPLAPEKGDFVLVKQRYSAFQRSNLETLMRVRGRDQLIVTGIYAHIGCMMTAAEAFQRDIEAFFAADALADFSREKHDLALDWVAGRCGVVAGTDKLIAALV
- a CDS encoding phosphopantetheine-binding protein, translated to MAITLERMRADIAGMIHEDPEEIGLEDNLMDLGIDSMRLLNLILKWQEDGLDLEFAELADRFTLAGWWEAVEAKRAGQAGQTGTGSGA